The genomic stretch aaaattcacttttctggactttactatgagtttgtgtgtttttctgtgatttcaggtattttctggctggaaagtagacatcctgggctttccagcaatatataatagtccatactttgcccaagatttgatggcccaaaccggcgttcaaagtcacctcaagaaattccagcgttaaacgccggaactggcataaaacttggagttaaacgcccaaactggcatgaaagctggcgtttaactccagaaaacgtctctacacgaaaatgcttcattgctcagcccaagcacacaccaagtgggcccggaagtggatttctatgtcatttactcatctttgtacaccttaggctactagttttctataaataggaccttttactattgtatttttatcttcggacatctagttcttagatcattgggaggctggccattcggccatgcctagaccttgttcttatgtattttcaacggtggagtttctacacaccatagattaaggtgtggagctctgctgtacctcgagtattaatgcaattactattgttcttctattcaattccgcttgttctttgtccaagatatcacttgttcttcaacttgatgaatgtgatgatccgtgacactcatcatcattctcacctatgaacaaggtgactgacaaccattcttgttctacaagcatctgaggcttagtgaatatctcttggattctttaaccggaatcctcgtggtataggcaggacctgatggcggcattcaagagaatccggaaggtctaaccttgtctgtggtattctgagtaggattcaatgattgaatgactgtgacgtgcttcaaacttgtaacctgctgggcgttagtgacagacgcaaaagagggattctattccggcaggggagggaaccgaaccggtgattggccgcactgtgacagagtgtatgagcattagctttcactgcgaggatgggaggtagctgctgacaacagtgaaaccctacacgagcttgccatggaaaggagtaagaaggattggatgaagacagtaggaaagcagagagacggaagggaaggcatcttcatgcgcttatctgaagttcctaccaatgaattacataagtatctctatctttatcttttatgttattttcgttcatcaccatatccatttgagtctgcctgactaagatttacaagatgaccatagcttgcttcataccaccaatctccgtgggatcgacccttactcgcgtaaggtattacttggacgacccagtgcacttgctggttagttgtgcgaagttgtagtgatcacaatttcgtgcaccagggcACGAGagtacccacgcgtacgcgtggttgacgcatgcgcgtcgattggcaaatttttaatccacgcgttagcgtgcatgacgcttgcgcgtcgatgagtttttgaggccatccacgcgtgcgtgtggagtgcgcgtacgcgtggccctgttttcatcccaaagttgatttttgagttttcaaagccaaatctcataatTCTAAGCCTCcaatctcaccatttatgtcttaaatcattatgatatgcctagctattggAAAAGGAGCTAGtaaatgtggtaacttgcgagtgaagcaagtgagaaatgaatgatcaatgaggatcaaagatgattatgtgagatgcggaggatggtggtggaagtgcttgttatgccatgggccgaaaggctgtaattgttaatgaaatggctggttatagatttaaccgtgagccgagTGGCTGGCTATGGATTTAACTGTAAGGTGGATGGttggattattgccgtgttacggcggagccatgattatggctatgtataaatgcatatatgctgttgaatgaattgtgaatgttgcacttccactgttggagatgagagtttccctgggaggaagcagtggctagccaccacgtgctccaggttgagactcgaagctcttttgaccctatgtcataagtgtggtcgggcactgtgaaagacccggatgagctcgcccccgtaaatattcaccagtgaaggtgatggatatagatcatgaatatgatcaaatttatgatgagtataactcgagttagggatgcgtgacagagggacagtccaatggttaactgccaggacttgtcaggttggctctataaccgacagatgatatcatcggccactagggacaggcattcatcatatgcatactgtatgaattgtttgagattgcctatttgactgcatattatttgctaattgtctaaatgccttaattattcctatttgtatatttcttgtttgatataactgtgtttgctacattatatcctgctggtggttgggaggtttgaaggaattggaaagagaagtattagttagactgaagaatctttggtcagatgcccttatatggtttagcttgtttataagttttggtattatctggaggaagtactaggattgcctttggctttcctctattattatgtattatatatgtggaagctgttaccatgctggggacctctggttctcacccatgcggattttgtggttttcagatgcaggacgtgaggtttcccgttgaggcatgctggagacttctagatttgcgaagatcctttgttctcgggactatgttttggtttatatgttttgcttagatgcttttatctccattaaataatacaaactgtgatgactcctcttatgggagattttggataataggttttatgtatttgtgtccctttgggtttcctttggggttttccttatttttatcatatgtatatattgctatgctcggaccggttatcttcgcagccggatcttgagtcttgatattcctgtttttgacactcctttgtatatatataatctcgcattggtttatccttgttcgttacgttatcgattggagtgttgcgcttttgagttgcgatttttttttgtttacccctttttctacaaaggctcctagttataatcaatcattcataatactatacgtactaaattttattttagaggtcgtaataccttgccatctctgaattatgacttaagcataagactctgtatggtaagGTGTTACAACCTAAGCCAAAtctaaattttcttttattttctccctcttttgtcatcaaggaggGAAATCTAAGACCCTACAAAAAATTTGTTAGTGGTTGAACACATGCAGTTTGAAGTAGTAGTAAAGCAAACTGTTAGATTAGAGATGAGAGTAACTAGGCATCAGAGTTGGAGTCATCGGAGCCTTCATCGTCATTCGCATTGTCAGTGGTGAGACACTCAGCTTTAAATTACTTCACATAATTTTTGAGAATGCAAATGCGGGTCTTTGTCTTCTTCAGCGCAGTTTCAGCCATTCCTTCTTGGCGTCAAAGAGGATTAGACAATATCACAAACTCTTGAAACACATCTTTCACAATTTCAGTTGAAGTTCTGATCTTGGAAGAATTAGATTTAGGAACCATTGTAGAACACTGGTTAGATTCAGAATGTGAAGAGTTGGGTAAAGGAATGGAGAGAAGTGTATGTGACACGGTGCATGAAGTGGTAACTTGATATAAACCTAAAGTAGTGCAATGGTCTCACCTTGAAATtgagttgaaaaataaaaattttgaaaaacattgaATTTCACCACTGTAACCAAATGAACCTTgttttcagaaaataaaaaagttaatttttgaaaaaagataagttCAAGTTAAAATGGAAAACAATGATTTTAAATTCCAAGTCTAAAGTAGGCCCAACTCTTTTGGACACTAGTGACCCATCTTAGAGTATACAAGCAAACACCCCTGGCCTACTAAATCTGAGAAGCCTCGAACGAGTCCAAATAGCAACAAATTAGATTAATGAAGCCACTCATTATCTGCCCAAAAAAGTCTCAGCTCGATTTATGAGACAAAACACAAAATTCTCATCATCTGAAATATTAAGAGAACATAGATGAAGAAAGAATGCCCAGTTCAATCCGTAATTTACAGAACCTCTCTTCTATCAATGGTTTGTGAAAATATCAGCCAGCTGACCTTTAGATTTAACAAACTGAATATCTAAATTTCcattttgcacatgttctcttaTAGAACGGAATCTAACTTCAATGTGTTTTGTTCTTTAGTGCAAAACAGGATTTTTGGAAATATTTATAGCACTCATGTTGTCACAAAACAATGGAATATTAGATACATTCAGCTTATAGTCGGCTAACTAAGTTTTCAGCCATAATAATTGAGAACAACAAGAGGATGATGCAATATACTCAGCTTCGGCAATGAAAAATGCCACTATAGCttgcttcttacttgaccaaacaATGAGTGATTTCCCAAGGAAGCAATACATGCCACTTGTGCTTCTTCTATCAATTCTGTCACCaacaaaatctgcatcacaaaaccccACTAATTGAAAGGAATTAGTCTTTGGAAACCATAAATCATAATCAGTGGTACCAAACACATATCGGATGATCCTCTTGATAGCTGAGAGATGAGATTCCTTAGGCTTTGATTGAAACCTTGCGCACACTCCAACACTTTGGATAATATCAGGCCTTGAGGAGGTTAGATACATCAAAGAGCCAATCATCCGTCTACAGCATGTCTCATCAATATCTCtagcatgttcatctttttcaagCTTGATATTTGGATGCATGGGGGTTCCCATTGGCTTGGCACATTCCAGCCCAAATTTCTTGACAAGTtcttttgcatatttttattgATGAATGAATATGCCTTCTGCAGTTTGCTTGATTTGCAAGCCTAGAAAGAAATTGAGCTCTCCCATCATGCTCATATCAAATTCATTGGTCATAAGCTTAGCAAAATCTGCACACAAAGCCTCATTAGCCGAACCAAAGATaatatcatcaacataaacttgCACAAGAATAAAATGATCATTATAATTCTTAATAAATAAAGTGGTGTCAGTGGCTCCTCTTTGAAAtgtatttttcaataaaaatgagctaagcctctcataccaagctctaggagcttgtctcAAACCATATAAGGCTTTAGCTAGTTTGAAAACATGGTTAGAAAaagttttgttttcaaaccCAGGTGGTTGAGCCACATAAACCTCTCTATCTATTATACCATTGAGGAAAGCACACTTTATGTCTGTTTGGAATAGCTTGAAGCCACAATGAGCTGCATATGCAAGGAGCAATCTGATGGCTTCCATTCGAGCTACAGGTGCAAAGGATTCATCGAAATCAATCCCTTCCTCTTGATCATAGCCTTGAGCAACCAATCTAGCTTTGTTTCGGACGATAGTTCCATCTTCacccattttttttttctaaaaatccaTTTAGTGCTAGTGACTTTCTTTCCATTTGAGTGAGGCACTAAGGTCCAGACCTGATTTTTCTCAAACTGCTGCAATTCTTCCTCCATGGCTAACACCTAAGATGGATCAGCAAGTGCTTCTTAGATATTTTGAGGTTCAATTTTTGATAAAAGAGCTAAGTTGTTAGATTAAGCTCTTTTCAAAGATGATCTAGTTGATATTCCTTTGGAGGGATCACCTATTACGAATTCCTCAGGATAGTTTTTCAGAAACTTCCATTCTCTGGGCCTTCTGGTTTGAGTTGAGGATTCAGGTTCCTCTTGATCAACAACGGCCTCTGCATCAGTATTTTCTGCTACAACAGGAGATAATTCCAAATTGTCTCCAACGGAATTGATATTTTTGCTACTAACAAGTGCAGTATCTTGAGAACTTAAATTTTGAGGCACTGACTCAATATTTCTAGGCAAATCAGCTTCAAAACCTAGACTATCATCAATGCAAACACTAGGAACAGAGTTAGATTCACAGAACGTGACATGCATGGTTTCCTCAATAGTTTTGGAGTTCTTGTTATATACTCTATATGCTTTGCTATAAGTGGAATAACCAAGAAAGATGCCTTCATGTATTTTAGGatcaaatttttctaaattttctttgatatttAGTATGAAACACTTGCAACCAAACACATGAAAATAACTAAGATTGGGAGGATGTCCTTTCCAAAGCTCATATGGAGTTTTCTTCAAGAACTTCCTTATGAGGGTTTGATTCAAAACATAGCAAACTGTATttacagcttcagcccataagAATTTGGGAACTTCATATTCACACAACATAGCTCTAGCCATTTCTTGtaaacttctatttcttctttccgcaacaccattttgttgtggtgttctaggACATGAGAAGTTGTGTTATATGCCTAGTTCATCATAAAAAGATTCAAAGTATTGATTTTCAAACTCTTTGCCATGGTCACTTCTAATTGAAACAATTTTTAAacccttttcattttgaatcttCTTgctgaatttttcaaaaacagaAAATGCTTCATGTTTATGAGCTAGAAAGAACACCCAACCAAACCTAGTGTAGTCATCCACAATAATCATGCCATAACTTTTTTCCTCCAATACTTTGAGTCTTAGTTAGTCCAAACAGATCAAGATGCAACAACTCCAATGGTTTCTTAGTTGAGACGTCTTCCTTgggtttgaaaaaggttttattTGTTTACCCATTTGATAAGCATCACATGTGATGTCCTTATCAAATTTGATATTAGGAAGACCTCTTACTTAGCCTCTTTTAATAAGCTTAGAGATTTGGAACATGCTAGCATGTCCTAATCTCTTATGCCACATCCATTTTTCAGATTTTATTGAAAAGAAACAGGTTACATTTTGAATCTTAAGATCATCTAGTGTGAGACCATAAACATTGTCACTTCTTTTGACAACAAATAAAACAGCCCCAGTTTTCTCATTAATGACCCTACAATCAGATTTTCTAAAGGTTACAACATATCCAAGGTCACATAATTGACTTATGCTCAACAGATTATGCTTTAACCCATCAACTAAAATGACACTATCAATGCAAGTAGAAAAATCTTTGTCAACCTTACCAATGGAAATTATTTTACCTTTACCATTATCTCCGAAAGTGAAAAATCCTCCATCATACTTGTTGAGTTTAATGAAGAAAGTATCTTTTTCGGTCattgacgaatggatttttgacggtttagaatttcacaaatgaattctcgttgcaagtatagtttctaaaccagtcactaatcctttcatacaaaaagttgtttgtcactaaaacaaacccctaaatttataaaccgaagtattgaacctcgggttgttctccctaggaattacaataaagtgtcttgctATTGGTTgcgagttattttggggttttgatatgaagcatgaaagataaatggcaagaaagtaaactaaggtctaaaaaggtcttggcaagggttgatggtcaaggatctctatcccaatcactaaccacaatatgagaattggcaaggattaatctcattaaatcatcctctaactagtagtaaaggaaagtcaaatgagctatatcaatcctagtccataagtcctaactctccaccaattcaattagtgagaactagagtcaatggctcccaatcatcaatcacttggacattagtaactcaagagttcctaagttacctttccaagccaagagtataaaattctactctaaaatccaaccaagcatttcatcaaacacttgaaaggcataaaagaaaagcatagtaaattgacaacaagaattaattctcacaacaatcaaatgtaaagaattaacaacaacgattaaagaaaacaagatctacatgaattacctcttattgaattgaaagagaaaggaaggaacaaaagtagatctacaacaaaacataagaacaacataaaggaaattacaagaaaagaatggaagaagatgaatgtaacaacaaagaattgaaatgtagaagtagaagaaagcaaagattaaaacctagatctaagaactaatcctaaacctaatcctaattctagagagaagtgagagcttctctttctagaaactaactctaactactaaactaaactaatggttacTAACATGTAAAGTATGAGAGTATGTGAAGTatattgattccccttcaatccttggcttaaatagcatcagaaatgagttggattgggcccacaaggcttctaaaatcgctggccacatgttgctttaagtgaactaggtggcagcaacggcgcgtgcgcgtactttgcacgtgcgcgccaccatacgtgtagcaactatggcaaatcttatatcgtttcgaatccccggatgttagctttctaacccaactggaaccgtatcatttggacctctgtagctcaagttatggtcgtttaagtgcgaagaggtcggcttgacagctttccggttctttcatttcttcatgagttctccaacttttcatgcttctttcttcattcccttgatccaatctttgccttctaaatctgaaattacttagcaaacatatcaaggcatctaatggaatcaaggagaattaaatttagctattttaagtcctaaaaagcatgttttcactcttaagcacaattaaaggagaatatacaaaaccatgctatttcattgaataaatgtgggtaaaaggtgataaaatcccctaaattcaatacaagataaaccgtcaaattggggtttgtcaacctccccacacttaaaccaagcatgtcctcatgcttaagccaagagaaagcaaagggatcaacatttattcaatgaaaactaactaaatgtaatctacctatatgcaactatctacatgaatgcaattgcttgatcaaaataaattaattcccaagaagcgtatataagcacaagggcaaaaggtattaacaaccatgccaaaccacaattgaattgagctattaaatacttttacaaacttgcatgaaaggagatgatcattggtggaaacatgtaattgagcatcaaaccctcaccggatgtatttgcactctattcgctcaagtgtttagggtagattcactcaattctctcctaatcatgctttctaatatttgttttttcttctaacaatcgacatatattttatgcatgcatacaagtatcatgaggtcttttctttaggttgtaatggggatagggtcaaggtaggatgcatatttggttaagtgagtttgaaatttgaatctttgataagcttaaacttcccacctaacctatgacatcctatacaattaaattccaacctaactacccatttttcactctttcaaatactcatgtattttcttttttcatttctcaacacttatgcattgatcttattgagcttcgctttggggcatttttgtcccctttttatttctttctttttttttcttctttttttttctttctttttctatatatatatttttttcttttccatattatttttttctttttttcttttgtttttctcatcatttttttttctatatacaagaatctcaatgcgtaaggttttacatttgatcaatacatgagtatgtacccaattcccaataatttcaataaaaatacaaaattacccttttattcacccaatgtcccaaggttcccacacttgaatgatactcacacacactagcctaagccaatcaaagatccaaataaggacatttattgtttttcgctttaaggcttgtaatgtgctaaaattaagaacaagtgggttaatcg from Arachis stenosperma cultivar V10309 chromosome 9, arast.V10309.gnm1.PFL2, whole genome shotgun sequence encodes the following:
- the LOC130949506 gene encoding secreted RxLR effector protein 161-like, whose protein sequence is MGTPMHPNIKLEKDEHARDIDETCCRRMIGSLMYLTSSRPDIIQSVGVCARFQSKPKESHLSAIKRIIRYVFGTTDYDLWFPKTNSFQLVGFCDADFVGDRIDRRSTSGMYCFLGKSLIVWSSKKQAIVAFFIAEAEYIASSSCCSQLLWLKT